The following DNA comes from Enterocloster bolteae.
GATGAACTGGAGCAGGAACACGGCGTTGTCTTCTCTGCTGCTGGCGGCAATCAGCCATCCGTCCATGGGTGCCTCCTGGGTTTTCCAGGACTTGTCCAGATAAATGGACGCAGTGTCATCCGGTGTGGAGAATTCCTGCATCTGGGCCAGCATATCCTCCGGGGTTTTGGCCCCGCAGCCCTGCAGGGCTGCGGATGCCAGGGCAGCCGTGAGGCAGAATAACAGGGCCAGTTTCTTTGGTTTTGTGCATTTCATGCTTTTTTCCTCTCTTTGTGGGCCTTACGGGTCCGTTTATAGTAACAGAAGGGGGGTGGATCTTATGAGTACAGTATACTATAGAATCATCCCTGCCGGCAACGGCAATTTACAGAGATTTCCATAGAAGGGAGGCTGACGGGCAGAACTAAAAACAGAACCAAAAACAGAGGGAAAATCAAAAGCCAAAGGCCTTGACTTATGTTTCCAATCATAATAGAATAAAAATTGGATGATTTTGGGCGTACTTCCAAAGTACGTCCATCTTTTACTCAATGGAAAACGGAGGACGAATAACTTGTCACAGATAGATAACCAGATGACAGAAGAGATAAAAAAGCGGAGGACATTTGCAATCATATCCCACCCCGATGCCGGAAAGACCACGCTGACAGAGAAATTCCTGCTGTACGGCGGCGCCATTAATCTGGCAGGAACCGTCAAGGGGCGCAAGGCTGCCAAACATGCTGTGTCCGACTGGATGGAGATTGAGAAGGAGAGAGGTATCTCAGTGACCTCCTCTGCCATGCAGTTTAATTATGACGGGTTCTGCATCAATATCCTGGATACACCGGGACACCAGGATTTCTCAGAGGATACTTACCGTACCCTGATGGCGGCAGACTCCGCGGTCATGGTCATCGACGGTTCAAAGGGCGTGGAGGCGCAGACCATCAAGCTGTTTAAGGTATGTGTCATGCGTCATATCCCCATCTTTACGTTTATCAATAAGTTTGACCGGGAGGCCAGGGACCCTTATGAGCTTCTGGACGAGATTGAAGAAGTGCTGGGAATCCGCACATGCCCTGTGAACTGGCCCATTGGATGCGGCAAGAGCTTTAAGGGCGTATACGACCGGTTCTCAAAGAAGATAACCACCTTCACGGCTGCCATGGGCGGTGCCAGGGAAGTGGACAGCCAGGAATTTGCCGTGGACAGCGCGGATGTGGATTCCATCATCGGGCAGGACTATCACCAGCAGCTGAGGGACGACATCGAGCTCCTTGACGGGGCCAGCGACGAGTTAGATATGGAGCGGGTCAGGATAGGGGATTTGTCCCCTGTGTTCTTCGGATCGGCCCTGACCAATTTTGGAGTGGAGACCTTTCTGGAGCATTTCCTTAAAATGACTACGCCGCCTCTTTCCAGGAAGACCCTGGACGGGGTGATAGACCCGTTCCGCCCTGACTTTTCCGCCTTTGTATTTAAAATCCAGGCCAACATGAACAAAGCCCACAGGGACAGAATTGCTTTTATGCGCATCTGCTCCGGCAAGTTCGAGGCAGGGATGGAGGTAAACCATGTGCAGGGAGGAAAGAAGATCCGTCTGACCCAGCCCCAGCAGCTCATGGCCCAGGACCGGAAAATCGTGGAGGAGGCATATGCCGGCGATATTATCGGCGTATTCGACCCGGGAATTTTCGCCATAGGCGATACCCTGTGCGCTTCCAATGAGAAGTTTCAGTTTGAGGGCATACCCACCTTTGCGCCGGAGCATTTTGCCAGGGTGCGCCAGGTGGATACCATGAAGCGCAAACAGTTTATAAAGGGTGTGAACCAGATTGCCCAGGAAGGTGCAATCCAGATATTCCAGGAGTTTAATTCCGGT
Coding sequences within:
- a CDS encoding peptide chain release factor 3 — encoded protein: MSQIDNQMTEEIKKRRTFAIISHPDAGKTTLTEKFLLYGGAINLAGTVKGRKAAKHAVSDWMEIEKERGISVTSSAMQFNYDGFCINILDTPGHQDFSEDTYRTLMAADSAVMVIDGSKGVEAQTIKLFKVCVMRHIPIFTFINKFDREARDPYELLDEIEEVLGIRTCPVNWPIGCGKSFKGVYDRFSKKITTFTAAMGGAREVDSQEFAVDSADVDSIIGQDYHQQLRDDIELLDGASDELDMERVRIGDLSPVFFGSALTNFGVETFLEHFLKMTTPPLSRKTLDGVIDPFRPDFSAFVFKIQANMNKAHRDRIAFMRICSGKFEAGMEVNHVQGGKKIRLTQPQQLMAQDRKIVEEAYAGDIIGVFDPGIFAIGDTLCASNEKFQFEGIPTFAPEHFARVRQVDTMKRKQFIKGVNQIAQEGAIQIFQEFNSGMEEIIVGVVGVLQFEVLTYRLRNEYNVEVILEKLPFEHIRWVENPGEVDVARIQGTSDMKRIKDLKDNPLLLFINSWSVGMVLDRNPALKLSEFGRA